A single window of Rubripirellula lacrimiformis DNA harbors:
- a CDS encoding anti-sigma factor, which produces MSSSSSSPTPSEWDELLAGEALGDLDSAELQRLDNHYPQGRPESGADLMRTASALHLALSSKDSDRLPDHLRQKIASDAAAHIPAQPTVTLDPGQQWSVRPGVSMREQIAWLAAAACLLLTIGVWVSRGPEIGVGQSGGGLAMDFGKQRQQLQTSEDHLEISWTPGTTPFDNPVSGDVVWSNSQQSGFMRFVDMPINDPSQEQYQLWIIDPARDDEPIDGGVFDVTKSGEVIVPIDAKLQVIDPAAFAITIEKPGGVVVSTQERLPLLASVIR; this is translated from the coding sequence ATGAGTTCATCATCATCCTCGCCGACTCCATCGGAATGGGACGAATTGTTGGCTGGCGAAGCGCTGGGCGATCTCGATTCGGCCGAGCTGCAGCGGCTCGACAATCACTACCCCCAAGGGCGTCCCGAATCAGGTGCCGATCTCATGCGGACCGCGTCGGCGTTGCATTTGGCGTTATCGTCGAAAGATTCCGACCGGCTGCCGGATCATCTGCGACAAAAGATTGCAAGCGATGCCGCCGCGCACATACCCGCCCAACCAACCGTGACGCTTGACCCGGGGCAGCAGTGGAGTGTTCGTCCGGGCGTTTCCATGCGCGAGCAGATCGCGTGGTTGGCGGCGGCAGCGTGCTTGTTGCTCACCATCGGCGTTTGGGTCAGCCGGGGACCAGAAATCGGTGTGGGCCAAAGCGGTGGTGGTTTAGCAATGGACTTCGGAAAACAACGCCAGCAACTGCAAACGTCCGAAGATCATCTGGAGATCAGTTGGACCCCAGGCACCACGCCATTCGACAATCCGGTATCGGGCGATGTGGTGTGGAGCAATTCGCAGCAAAGTGGGTTCATGCGTTTTGTCGACATGCCCATCAACGACCCGTCCCAAGAACAGTACCAATTGTGGATCATCGATCCGGCCCGTGACGACGAACCGATCGACGGTGGCGTGTTCGACGTCACAAAGTCGGGCGAGGTGATCGTGCCAATCGACGCCAAGCTGCAAGTCATCGATCCGGCTGCGTTCGCCATCACGATCGAAAAACCCGGCGGCGTCGTCGTTTCAACCCAAGAACGTCTGCCCCTACTAGCGTCTGTGATACGGTAG
- a CDS encoding ZIP family metal transporter: protein MALLGPTVGLTGLFWLSAYPVVVAKVMLFSAAGILYLTFQDIAPQSKLDRSWIPALGAVAGFLLGLVGKMLVGS, encoded by the coding sequence ATGGCACTGCTGGGCCCCACCGTTGGCTTGACTGGGCTGTTCTGGCTTTCTGCCTATCCGGTCGTGGTGGCGAAGGTGATGCTGTTTTCCGCTGCCGGAATTCTGTACCTGACATTCCAGGATATCGCTCCTCAATCAAAGCTCGATCGATCTTGGATTCCCGCTCTGGGGGCCGTTGCTGGGTTCCTGCTTGGGCTGGTTGGGAAAATGTTGGTTGGATCCTAA
- a CDS encoding sulfatase family protein, with product MNSSLSRQFPVLAIVVLAALLLALCPCEVQADRPNVLWIYVDDMSDWMGCYGDPIAETPNIDRLASEGVLFQHAYIPAPVCSAARSALITGTMQTTHGLHQHRTMIKKPLPDDLLTVAELFRTAGYLTFNEAKDDYNFKRDRDLMYSPEFQRPTTRQVHSHMLGRDVSWLKQLQGKTFFGQIQLKGGKFGGETGAKYPAESDVEDDQVAVPPQYPDHPVFRNAIARHYQQISETDQQVGAIVSGLKEYDLWDNTVVFFFTDHGSPLPRSKQFLYEDGTKIPLIVRLPESVGTDVKSGSTRSDLVSGIDIPASSLGLAGIDIPQFMEGRDLFADRYQPQQFVISARDRMGNAIDRIRTVRSKRFRYIRNYMVDRPLYQPQYRDGYATFVTMRKMLAAGQLSPLQASYYDADDRPVEELYDLINDPHQTFNLASNPDFESVLNQHRDHLQQWEESTDDKGRYPESRESLRLVFQSSQGKCVSPEYDFLKAESQDK from the coding sequence ATGAATTCATCTTTATCACGGCAGTTTCCAGTTTTAGCCATCGTTGTTTTGGCGGCTTTGCTGTTGGCTTTGTGCCCCTGTGAAGTGCAGGCGGATAGGCCGAATGTTCTTTGGATCTATGTCGACGATATGAGCGACTGGATGGGGTGCTATGGTGATCCGATCGCTGAAACACCGAACATTGACCGCCTTGCCAGCGAAGGCGTTTTGTTTCAGCACGCCTACATACCGGCCCCCGTCTGTTCGGCGGCGCGCTCCGCGTTGATCACCGGTACCATGCAAACAACCCATGGTTTGCACCAGCATCGGACCATGATCAAAAAGCCTTTGCCCGATGATTTGTTGACCGTTGCGGAACTGTTTCGCACTGCTGGATACCTGACGTTCAACGAAGCGAAGGACGACTACAATTTCAAGCGAGACCGCGACCTGATGTACTCGCCTGAGTTTCAGCGTCCTACGACCCGGCAGGTCCATTCACACATGCTGGGACGCGACGTGTCCTGGTTGAAACAGTTGCAAGGCAAGACGTTCTTCGGGCAAATCCAACTGAAGGGCGGAAAGTTTGGCGGCGAAACCGGCGCGAAGTATCCGGCCGAAAGCGATGTGGAGGATGACCAAGTTGCGGTACCGCCCCAGTACCCCGATCATCCTGTGTTTCGAAACGCGATCGCCCGCCACTATCAACAGATTTCGGAAACGGACCAGCAGGTCGGAGCGATCGTGTCCGGATTGAAGGAATATGATTTGTGGGACAACACGGTCGTGTTCTTCTTTACCGATCACGGAAGTCCGTTGCCGCGGTCCAAGCAGTTCTTGTACGAAGACGGCACCAAGATTCCGCTGATCGTACGATTGCCTGAAAGTGTTGGAACCGACGTGAAGTCTGGATCCACACGATCCGATCTAGTTAGCGGCATCGACATTCCCGCCAGTTCTCTCGGATTGGCAGGGATCGACATCCCCCAGTTCATGGAAGGGCGAGACCTGTTCGCCGATCGATACCAGCCACAGCAGTTCGTGATCTCGGCGCGTGATCGGATGGGCAATGCAATCGATCGGATTCGCACCGTACGATCCAAACGGTTTCGCTACATTCGAAACTACATGGTCGACCGCCCGCTGTATCAGCCACAGTATCGTGACGGATACGCAACGTTTGTGACGATGCGAAAGATGTTAGCGGCAGGTCAGCTTAGCCCACTGCAGGCGTCCTATTATGATGCCGATGATCGTCCCGTCGAAGAGTTGTATGACCTGATCAACGACCCCCATCAGACGTTCAACTTGGCCAGCAACCCGGACTTTGAATCGGTCCTGAATCAGCATCGTGATCACCTGCAGCAGTGGGAAGAAAGCACGGACGACAAAGGACGCTATCCAGAGAGTCGCGAATCGCTGCGGTTGGTGTTCCAGTCATCCCAGGGGAAGTGTGTTTCGCCCGAGTACGACTTTTTGAAGGCCGAATCACAGGATAAGTAA
- a CDS encoding sulfatase family protein → MQRIFFLALLATCLLATCLSPLKALAETTRPNIVFIFADDWGWGDLGCHGHPYVKTPNIDRLAREGTDFHRFTVASGVCSPSRTSVMTGHYPARYNIDGHFAWVPSNAKRNMPDWLDANVVTLPRLLQSGGYATAHFGKWHLSNNMIPDSPSPAVYGYDTYGAFNCSGEQMPVHEDADHAIEFMEASHEAGKPFFVNLWMHEPHTPFHTVPKYRWRFRDSGLDETDQIYASVLSHADDRIGEVLDALDRLNLTENTLVIFSSDNGPARGGKELELMHDSATGCGYGIAASKGITAGRKGYKAALFEGGINVPFIARWPGKISKGKIDKTSMISAVDLLPTFCEIAEVKLPPSYRPDGVGQIAALTGEATVGRSIPLFWKMSGRGSAKAKGSYHWVSYATVDRNWKLLTDRDQSMSELYDIVADPLEKNDLAGTNPEIVRELNASISQWRSTLPDAPTGDVFSNLRESDSKDAP, encoded by the coding sequence ATGCAGCGGATTTTCTTTCTGGCCTTGTTGGCCACTTGCTTGCTGGCGACGTGTTTGTCGCCGCTGAAAGCATTGGCAGAGACAACCCGTCCGAACATCGTCTTTATCTTTGCCGATGACTGGGGATGGGGTGACCTTGGCTGCCATGGTCATCCCTACGTGAAGACGCCGAACATCGACCGCTTGGCTCGTGAAGGTACCGACTTTCATCGCTTTACCGTTGCCAGCGGCGTGTGTTCGCCGAGTCGCACATCGGTGATGACCGGACATTATCCGGCCCGATACAACATTGACGGGCACTTTGCTTGGGTTCCAAGCAACGCCAAACGGAATATGCCCGATTGGTTGGATGCCAATGTTGTGACGCTGCCGCGGCTATTGCAAAGCGGTGGTTACGCCACGGCTCACTTTGGGAAATGGCATCTGTCCAACAACATGATCCCGGACTCGCCGTCGCCGGCTGTGTATGGCTACGACACCTACGGTGCATTCAATTGCTCGGGGGAACAGATGCCGGTTCACGAGGACGCGGATCACGCGATCGAATTCATGGAAGCGAGCCACGAAGCGGGTAAGCCGTTTTTTGTCAATCTGTGGATGCACGAACCGCATACTCCCTTTCACACCGTCCCGAAATACCGTTGGCGATTTCGCGATAGCGGACTGGATGAAACCGATCAGATTTACGCTTCGGTGTTATCGCATGCGGATGACCGGATCGGTGAGGTGCTCGATGCACTGGATCGATTGAATTTGACTGAGAACACGCTGGTGATCTTCAGCAGCGACAACGGCCCAGCCAGAGGCGGAAAAGAGTTGGAATTGATGCACGACAGCGCCACAGGTTGTGGGTATGGAATCGCGGCGTCCAAAGGAATCACTGCAGGTCGCAAGGGTTACAAAGCCGCCCTGTTCGAAGGCGGTATCAATGTTCCGTTCATCGCACGTTGGCCGGGAAAGATCTCAAAAGGCAAAATCGACAAGACATCGATGATTTCCGCAGTGGACCTTCTGCCCACGTTCTGTGAGATCGCGGAAGTCAAGTTGCCGCCAAGCTATCGTCCCGATGGCGTTGGGCAAATCGCAGCGTTGACTGGCGAAGCGACGGTGGGCCGGTCCATCCCACTGTTCTGGAAGATGTCGGGGCGAGGTTCGGCCAAAGCCAAAGGTTCGTACCATTGGGTGTCTTATGCCACGGTCGACCGCAACTGGAAACTGTTGACCGATCGCGATCAAAGCATGTCGGAACTGTACGACATCGTTGCCGATCCGTTGGAAAAGAACGATCTGGCCGGCACCAACCCGGAGATCGTCAGGGAGCTGAACGCTTCGATTTCCCAGTGGCGATCGACGCTGCCCGATGCACCCACCGGGGATGTCTTTTCGAACTTGCGAGAATCAGATTCCAAGGACGCACCGTGA
- a CDS encoding sulfatase family protein produces the protein MNSASPMFLGLMAAVCFAEIQAAEPSEVAESSPNIVFILADDLGYGDVHCLNPDGGKIATPKIDQLASQGMTFTDAHSSSSVCTPTRYSILTGRYNWRTRLQRSVLYGFAPPLIDRDRMTVAGFLQQHGYTTGAIGKWHLGMDIPWTDDTPLEGHNPQNIDWAARINNGPVDRGFDYFYGISASLDMPPYLYIENDRFVGQGTVTKAFRRKGPADPSFEAVDVLPMIAEKSVDFIRQQDGTQPFFAYIAFTSPHTPILPSKDWQGKSEVGPYGDFVMQTDAVVGEIVAAVDQSGFANNTIVIVTSDNGCSKAAGIHDMIRKGHHPSGPFRGSKADLWDGGHRVPFFARWPEKIVPGSVCDQTICQVDLMATCADLVHSKIPDGAAEDSVSFRNALSGDKNPASRDGLIHHSIGGHFAYRQGRWKLLLCRGSGGWSSPNENQAAKNKDLPIGQLYDMDSDPGETNNLYSVHPDLVAKLLANLKSDIHNGRSTAGAAATNDVAIQVQKISP, from the coding sequence ATGAATTCAGCCTCACCGATGTTTCTCGGCCTGATGGCAGCGGTCTGTTTCGCTGAAATCCAAGCAGCCGAACCGAGTGAGGTAGCCGAGAGCAGTCCGAACATCGTGTTCATCCTTGCCGATGATCTTGGCTATGGCGACGTTCATTGCTTGAACCCCGACGGTGGCAAGATCGCCACGCCAAAGATCGATCAGTTGGCGTCACAGGGAATGACATTCACCGATGCCCACAGTTCCTCGTCGGTCTGCACGCCGACCCGGTACAGCATCCTGACTGGGCGTTACAACTGGCGGACAAGGTTGCAAAGAAGCGTCTTGTACGGCTTTGCTCCACCGTTGATTGATCGCGATCGAATGACCGTCGCCGGGTTCCTGCAACAGCACGGGTACACGACCGGGGCAATTGGCAAATGGCACCTGGGCATGGATATCCCGTGGACCGACGACACTCCGCTGGAAGGTCACAACCCACAGAACATTGATTGGGCCGCACGAATCAACAACGGCCCGGTCGATCGCGGCTTCGACTATTTCTATGGCATCTCGGCGTCCCTCGACATGCCGCCCTACCTGTACATCGAAAACGATCGCTTCGTTGGACAGGGAACCGTCACGAAAGCGTTTCGCCGAAAGGGGCCGGCCGATCCCAGTTTCGAAGCGGTTGATGTCCTGCCCATGATTGCTGAAAAGTCGGTCGACTTCATCCGTCAACAAGATGGTACCCAACCGTTCTTTGCGTACATCGCCTTCACGTCTCCTCACACCCCCATCCTGCCGTCAAAGGACTGGCAGGGCAAAAGCGAAGTGGGCCCGTACGGCGACTTCGTCATGCAAACGGACGCAGTGGTTGGCGAAATCGTTGCAGCCGTCGACCAGTCGGGATTCGCAAACAACACAATCGTCATCGTCACCAGCGACAATGGTTGTTCCAAAGCGGCTGGCATCCACGACATGATTCGCAAGGGGCACCACCCCAGTGGCCCGTTCCGCGGATCCAAGGCTGACTTGTGGGATGGTGGACATCGGGTTCCGTTCTTCGCCCGCTGGCCTGAAAAAATCGTCCCCGGAAGCGTTTGCGACCAAACCATTTGCCAAGTTGACTTGATGGCGACTTGCGCCGACCTGGTGCACAGCAAGATTCCGGACGGCGCAGCCGAAGACAGCGTTAGCTTTCGGAACGCATTGTCGGGCGACAAAAACCCAGCTTCTCGCGATGGCCTGATTCACCATTCCATTGGTGGCCATTTCGCCTATCGACAAGGAAGATGGAAACTGTTGCTGTGCCGCGGATCGGGCGGGTGGTCGTCGCCCAACGAAAATCAAGCGGCAAAGAACAAGGACCTACCGATCGGCCAACTGTATGACATGGACTCTGATCCTGGCGAAACCAACAATCTTTACTCGGTCCACCCCGACCTGGTTGCAAAGCTTCTCGCCAACCTAAAGTCAGACATCCACAACGGCCGCAGCACGGCTGGCGCTGCGGCAACGAACGATGTTGCGATCCAGGTCCAAAAGATTTCGCCCTAG
- a CDS encoding DUF1559 domain-containing protein, with product MKIAQKRGFTLVELLVVIAIIGVLVGLLLPAVQSAREAARRMSCSNNFKQLGLAIHNYHSAFNQLPTHGTGTQPGTPDAWFRPSNLGNRYRLSMLVPILPFIEQQALWEQISNPNQNRTDGTVQNPPWPPMGSTPDQIQYIPWATEVNGYRCPSDPGFGLPALGRTNYATCFGDSSWRTYFGPYNNQRTAITTGASRQANAAHRGMFKPLQKSRFRDCLDGLSNTIAMGEIATDLGDNDNRTNATESAPNSSAPGVSLGGIRNNPAVCKPLVDPLRPRFWAPQYVMQSRKLFARGYRWADNGALFSGCMTILSPNREVCGPYNTLGTTLVATMSSRHQGGCHVLMGDGAVKFVTDSIEAGDSTVGNVWLNGTGVRTPGSASPYGLWGALGTRASREVIDQEI from the coding sequence ATGAAAATCGCTCAAAAGCGAGGTTTCACCCTAGTGGAACTGCTCGTCGTCATTGCAATCATTGGAGTACTGGTGGGGCTGCTGCTGCCCGCTGTGCAATCCGCTCGCGAAGCCGCTCGGCGGATGAGCTGCAGCAACAACTTCAAGCAACTGGGGTTGGCCATCCACAATTACCATTCGGCATTCAACCAGTTGCCAACCCACGGGACCGGAACTCAACCGGGAACCCCCGACGCCTGGTTTCGACCTTCCAACCTCGGCAATCGCTATCGATTAAGCATGCTTGTTCCCATCCTGCCGTTTATCGAGCAGCAGGCGCTGTGGGAGCAGATTTCGAACCCCAACCAGAATCGGACAGACGGCACCGTCCAAAATCCACCGTGGCCACCGATGGGATCCACGCCGGACCAAATCCAATACATCCCCTGGGCCACGGAAGTCAACGGCTACCGATGTCCGAGCGATCCCGGGTTTGGGCTGCCCGCTTTGGGGCGAACCAATTACGCAACCTGCTTTGGTGATTCCAGCTGGCGAACCTACTTTGGCCCGTACAACAATCAGCGAACGGCGATCACCACGGGTGCATCGAGACAAGCCAATGCGGCCCACCGCGGCATGTTCAAACCGCTTCAAAAATCACGCTTCCGCGACTGTCTGGATGGACTGTCCAACACGATCGCGATGGGCGAAATTGCCACCGACCTTGGCGACAACGACAATCGGACCAATGCCACCGAATCGGCCCCGAACTCCAGTGCCCCCGGCGTCTCGCTGGGCGGCATTCGAAACAATCCCGCCGTCTGCAAACCGTTGGTCGATCCCCTTAGACCCCGATTTTGGGCACCTCAGTACGTGATGCAATCGCGGAAACTCTTCGCACGCGGTTATCGCTGGGCAGACAACGGCGCGTTGTTTTCCGGATGCATGACGATCCTGTCGCCGAACCGCGAAGTCTGTGGTCCTTACAACACGCTGGGCACCACGTTGGTTGCAACGATGTCCAGCCGCCACCAAGGCGGATGCCATGTCCTGATGGGTGATGGAGCGGTCAAGTTTGTCACCGATTCCATCGAAGCCGGCGACTCTACCGTTGGCAATGTCTGGCTCAACGGCACCGGCGTCCGAACCCCTGGATCGGCCAGCCCCTACGGACTGTGGGGCGCACTGGGTACGCGTGCCTCGCGAGAAGTCATTGACCAAGAAATCTAG
- a CDS encoding sigma-70 family RNA polymerase sigma factor has translation MTDSLHSHQDHVNGLFVKHSPRIRGFVLSILPNMSRADDVMQETFLTIAAKSDEFVRGTNFVAWACRVAQLKVLEDCRRQGKNACCLSPEVIEAVCLVHSPEPQDVRDEQLVALQKCLDSLAPHTRRAIDLRYVRAHKAGEIARLLGWTTESVYVVLSRARDVLQDCIDTRLAGQNDGH, from the coding sequence ATGACCGATAGCCTCCATTCGCACCAAGACCACGTGAACGGATTGTTCGTAAAACACTCGCCACGGATCCGCGGATTTGTGCTCAGTATCCTTCCCAACATGAGTCGGGCCGATGATGTGATGCAGGAAACGTTCCTGACGATCGCAGCAAAGTCGGACGAGTTTGTGCGCGGGACGAACTTCGTCGCGTGGGCCTGCCGAGTCGCCCAGCTAAAGGTGCTGGAGGACTGCAGACGACAGGGAAAGAACGCTTGCTGTCTATCGCCCGAGGTGATCGAGGCGGTTTGTTTGGTCCATTCGCCAGAGCCGCAGGACGTTCGCGACGAACAGCTTGTCGCGTTGCAGAAATGTTTGGACTCGCTTGCACCACATACGCGTCGTGCAATCGATCTTCGCTATGTTCGCGCTCATAAGGCTGGCGAGATTGCGAGATTGCTGGGCTGGACGACCGAGTCGGTGTACGTGGTCCTGTCCCGAGCCCGCGACGTGCTTCAGGATTGTATCGACACTCGTTTAGCGGGCCAAAACGATGGACATTGA
- a CDS encoding FecR domain-containing protein — protein MDIERLHVLIHLYLDEGLCQETKRELEQMLLASPRARDEFWARANMNSMLRQWGQESWGAGVNLGDSPDTSLPQPKAGRAMLLMLAAIAASVALTFAGYRMLKKTRGGPTARPQTVLAKEPAPLAQSMPVGAAQDAPDGTAVWAAMLRSVMDVQWVEGTRPLSVGEVMVSHRIQIESGLIELQTNRGAIVRLEGPGDLEVINGMEVRCLAGRLRVDVPPPAHGFVVRTPMVNVVDRGTSFAMDVGGETATEVHVIEGMVELVSTSTDQVTRELQEGQSVGVSQGGYRDIPSRKNEFLAAGTLSSRQQVIVKQVVEAWDRRRQVLVQDPDCFLYFDFQTRKDADTVLTNKAVGASRSTDGTIVGCDHAVGRWPGKHALEFKNPFDRLLVPLSPNHRSGNRRSLSCFLSLRLDALNLTPSSLWTIRGHGAEEVRWQIVPMADHPALGRLELLQRSANGDVAKYVSEFRFRPEQLGTWVHLALVWDDEQDECRQYIDGTCVSAHRIEVVADEMRLDGQLEIGNGGLSGPQWPRTQWPRTQRPDPQWPDPQSHEIRGRLCGRIDELAMFDRAITDREVRAYQNLRVIEWESDHGDNRWDVNKNWAAGIVPSSHDVVLIDGAGERHAHYSQGQSPNLNAIRVGSGEGRIGALKISGGSLKTTGNAESRTRIGVAGGDGVVTQDAGDVVMNALQMGLDMGSVGTYHLNGGTLLVIRGAGRTVGSLDIGANQGHGLLEISGGSLTTRSGVTLGRLGGVGTFAVHGSDIERIAIGSQGSRDGFWVQKSGSTLIAAMDAGGVTPIDIDETGDDGGGDVTFDSGSLLDVRFADETLTGSWDLMTWEGKLEDNGLQFSDSVDPNRWSFQFVDTDDSGSPDTLRVTAGNP, from the coding sequence ATGGACATTGAACGACTGCATGTGTTGATCCATTTGTATCTTGACGAAGGGCTTTGTCAGGAAACAAAACGCGAATTGGAACAGATGCTTTTGGCTTCGCCGCGTGCGCGTGATGAATTCTGGGCGCGGGCGAACATGAATTCGATGCTACGCCAATGGGGGCAAGAGAGTTGGGGGGCCGGCGTCAATTTGGGGGATTCGCCCGATACGTCGCTGCCGCAGCCGAAGGCTGGTCGGGCGATGCTGTTGATGCTCGCTGCGATCGCAGCATCGGTAGCGCTGACGTTTGCAGGCTATCGAATGCTAAAGAAAACTCGGGGCGGGCCGACCGCTCGCCCACAGACGGTGTTGGCCAAGGAACCCGCCCCTTTGGCCCAGTCGATGCCGGTCGGCGCCGCCCAGGACGCCCCAGACGGGACAGCCGTTTGGGCGGCGATGTTGCGCAGTGTCATGGATGTCCAGTGGGTCGAAGGCACCCGACCGCTAAGCGTTGGCGAGGTGATGGTGTCGCATCGAATTCAGATCGAAAGCGGTTTGATCGAACTGCAAACCAATCGCGGGGCGATTGTCCGCCTGGAAGGACCAGGCGACCTGGAAGTGATCAACGGGATGGAAGTTCGCTGCCTTGCCGGCCGATTGCGAGTGGATGTTCCGCCACCCGCCCACGGGTTCGTCGTGCGGACGCCGATGGTCAATGTGGTTGACCGAGGTACCAGTTTTGCAATGGATGTTGGCGGGGAAACGGCAACCGAAGTGCACGTGATCGAGGGGATGGTTGAACTGGTTTCCACGTCAACCGACCAGGTCACGCGTGAACTTCAAGAGGGCCAGTCCGTGGGCGTTAGCCAAGGAGGATATCGGGATATCCCGTCGCGAAAGAATGAGTTTCTTGCCGCCGGCACACTGTCGTCTCGCCAGCAGGTCATCGTGAAGCAAGTGGTCGAGGCTTGGGATCGGCGGCGGCAAGTGTTGGTCCAAGATCCCGATTGCTTCCTGTATTTTGATTTCCAAACGCGGAAAGATGCCGATACGGTGCTGACGAACAAGGCGGTCGGCGCTAGTCGGTCGACCGATGGAACGATCGTGGGATGTGATCACGCGGTCGGGCGATGGCCAGGGAAGCACGCGCTCGAATTCAAGAACCCCTTCGACCGTCTGCTCGTTCCGCTGTCACCGAATCACCGTTCGGGCAATCGCAGGTCCCTTAGTTGTTTCCTGTCCCTGCGGCTGGATGCCTTGAACTTGACCCCCAGTTCGCTGTGGACGATCCGGGGTCACGGGGCAGAGGAGGTGCGATGGCAGATCGTCCCGATGGCGGACCATCCGGCACTTGGGCGATTGGAGTTGTTGCAGCGTTCAGCCAATGGAGATGTCGCAAAATACGTTAGCGAATTCCGTTTCCGTCCCGAGCAGCTTGGGACCTGGGTGCATCTTGCGTTGGTGTGGGATGACGAACAAGACGAGTGTCGGCAATACATCGATGGCACATGTGTGTCGGCGCATCGAATCGAAGTGGTTGCCGACGAAATGCGGTTGGATGGTCAGTTGGAAATTGGGAACGGCGGTCTTAGTGGACCGCAGTGGCCTAGAACGCAGTGGCCTAGAACGCAGAGGCCTGATCCGCAGTGGCCTGATCCGCAGTCACACGAAATCCGCGGCCGACTGTGTGGTCGTATCGATGAACTGGCAATGTTCGATCGTGCGATCACTGACCGCGAGGTCCGCGCGTACCAGAATCTGCGAGTGATCGAATGGGAATCCGACCATGGCGACAATCGATGGGACGTGAATAAGAATTGGGCAGCGGGAATTGTGCCATCGAGTCACGACGTCGTCCTGATCGATGGCGCGGGTGAACGGCATGCTCATTATTCACAGGGTCAGTCGCCGAATCTGAATGCCATTCGAGTCGGTTCGGGGGAAGGTCGCATCGGCGCGTTGAAGATCTCGGGCGGTTCGTTGAAAACGACTGGCAACGCCGAGAGCAGAACACGCATCGGCGTAGCCGGTGGGGATGGAGTTGTGACGCAGGATGCGGGCGATGTCGTGATGAATGCCTTGCAAATGGGCTTGGATATGGGATCCGTCGGAACCTATCACCTGAACGGCGGAACGTTGCTTGTCATTCGGGGCGCTGGCCGAACCGTGGGCAGCCTCGATATCGGTGCGAATCAAGGGCATGGACTTCTGGAAATCTCTGGCGGTTCGCTCACGACGCGAAGCGGAGTGACGCTTGGTCGATTGGGTGGGGTTGGAACATTCGCTGTCCATGGTTCGGACATCGAACGAATCGCGATCGGTTCCCAGGGCAGTCGTGATGGGTTCTGGGTTCAGAAAAGCGGCAGCACGTTGATCGCTGCGATGGATGCCGGCGGCGTTACCCCCATTGATATCGATGAAACGGGGGACGATGGCGGTGGGGACGTAACGTTTGATTCGGGATCGCTGCTGGATGTTCGTTTCGCCGACGAAACGCTCACCGGTTCATGGGATTTGATGACCTGGGAAGGTAAGCTTGAAGACAACGGATTGCAGTTTTCAGACTCCGTTGATCCGAATCGTTGGTCGTTTCAGTTTGTCGATACCGATGATTCGGGGTCACCCGACACTTTGCGGGTCACGGCCGGCAATCCGTAA